In one Nicotiana sylvestris chromosome 8, ASM39365v2, whole genome shotgun sequence genomic region, the following are encoded:
- the LOC104247845 gene encoding phosphate transporter PHO1 homolog 10-like, which produces MKFGKEFKDQMVPEWIAAYMDYSELKCLLKEINRLNLSFLPHRNTQRKVDIENQESESQHKDLTNGKFCIAAELREDEKSFFEKLDNELEKVNSFYKDKVEEAKGEAAALAEQMDALVALRRKVKESDSVASSKATSPSRTSSVEKAQMDFTKEVDMSCENNIKPASSSNNEDPSLKEHGRTPSDVLECVKIQNTSDGPKSSVEKLLLGTTEKECSFSQEELEVEEKLKKAFVEFYQKLRSLNQYSFMNLSAFSKILEKYEKITSRKAMRSYMKVVDNSYIGSSDEVTSLLNKVEATFIKHFSNFKQGDGIKLLRPKRKRENHRVRFLSGFFCGFSIALIIAVALVMQTRKLLDKKDATLYLDSIFPLYKLKKTFRFFYGYIILHMLLFAVNIYLWRCYKINYSFIILGFKPGTELDHREVFVLASGLTVVVLTTFLVHLHIRMDSTIQDHETYVELLPLGLLIGLVLICLCPFNIIYRSSRFFLIRSLFHCICAPFYKVKMVDFFLADQLTSQTQAIRSFVYYICYYGWGKALSPGRKMCHVSDVYVIFYYISAAIPFWIRFLQCMRRLIEEKDMKHGFNGFTYFSMLLSVVFQSTFRLRKKMTWKVWALASSVVAALANICWDIRMDWGLLQRNSRNFLLRDKLLLPHKSAYYIAMILEVLLRFVWLQLVLSFDMRPLRGKATTSTFACLEILRRGIWNVFRLENEHLNNVGEYRAFKSLPLPFITYDEKVGKHE; this is translated from the exons ATGAAGTTTGGTAAAGAATTTAAGGATCAAATGGTGCCTGAGTGGATTGCAGCTTATATGGATTATAGCGAGCTCAAATGCCTCTTGAAAGAGATCAACCGCCTCAATCTTAGTTTTCTACCTCACCGCAATACTCAGAGGAAAGTTGATATTGAGAACCAAGAAAGTGAAAGCCAACACAAAGATTTGACAAATGGAAAGTTCTGTATAGCAGCAGAACTAAGAGAAGATGAGAAATCGTTTTTCGAAAAATTGGATAATGAGCTTGAAAAGGTTAATAGCTTTTACAAAGACAAAGTGGAAGAAGCAAAGGGAGAAGCAGCTGCATTGGCCGAACAAATGGATGCTTTGGTTGCTCTCCGTAGAAAGGTGAAAGAATCAGATAGTGTAGCATCCTCAAAGGCGACTTCTCCAAGCAGGACTTCAAGTGTAG AGAAAGCCCAAATGGACTTCACAAAAGAAGTGGACATGTCTTGTGAGAACAACATAAAACCAGCTTCTTCGAGCAATAATGAAGATCCTTCATTAAAAGAACATGGACGAACTCCCTCAGACGTTCTTGAATGTGTCAAAATTCAAAATACATCTGATGGTCCAAAATCATCTGTAGAAAAACTATTACTTGGTACCACAGAGAAAGAGTGTAGCTTCAGTCAAGAGGAACTAGAGGTTGAAGAAAAGTTGAAAAAGGCCTTTGTTGAGTTCTATCAGAAACTTCGCAGCCTAAATCAGTACAG TTTTATGAATCTCTCAGCATTTTCTAAGATCCTAGAAAAATATGAAAAG ATTACTTCAAGAAAAGCAATGAGATCTTACATGAAAGTCGTTGATAACTCCTATATTGGAAGTTCTGATGAG GTTACTAGTCTTCTGAACAAGGTGGAAGCAACATTTATCAAGCACTTTTCCAATTTTAAGCAGGGGGATGGCATCAAATTATTAAGgccaaaaaggaaaagagagaaccACCGCGTACGATTTCTTTCAG GATTCTTCTGTGGATTCTCAATTGCTCTAATTATTGCCGTTGCTTTAGTCATGCAAACAAGAAAGTTACTGGACAAGAAGGATGCCACCTTATACTTGGATAGCATTTTTCCCCTTTACAAGTTAAAGAAAACTTTCAGATT TTTCTACGGTTACATTATCTTACATATGCTTCTTTTTGCTGTGAATATATACTTGTGGAGGTGCTATAAAATCAACTACTCGTTTATTATACTTGGGTTCAAGCCAGGAACCGAATTAGACCACAGAGAAGTTTTCGTTTTAGCCTCTGGTCTTACAGTTGTTGTACTCACTACTTTTCTGGTACATCTGCATATCAGGATGGACTCGACGATCCAAGATCACGAGACATATGTTGAACTCCTTCCTTTGGGCTTACTCAtt GGTTTAGTTCTCATATGTCTGTGTCCTTTTAACATAATCTATCGTTCAAGCCGTTTCTTCCTTATTCGAAGTCTATTCCATTGTATTTGTGCTCCTTTCTACAAG GTCAAAATGGTTGATTTTTTCTTGGCAGATCAGCTAACAAGCCAG ACACAAGCCATAAGAAGTTTTGTATACTACATTTGTTATTATGGTTGGGGAAAAGCATTGTCTCCAGGACGAAAAATGTGCCACGTTAGTGATGTCTACGTTATCTTCTATTACATTTCAGCTGCCATACCTTTTTGGATTCGCTTCCTCCAG TGTATGCGACGATTAATTGAAGAGAAAGACATGAAGCATGGATTTAACGGTTTCACCTATTTCTCAATGCTTCTGTCAGTTGTCTTTCAGTCAACATTCAGACTACGGAAAAAAATGACTTGGAAAGTATGGGCTTTGGCTAGCTCGGTTGTTGCAGCTCTGGCAAACATATGTTGGGATATCAGGATGGACTGGGGTCTTCTTCAAAGAAATTCAAGAAATTTTCTTCTGAGAGACAAGCTCTTACTTCCACATAAAAGTGCATATTATATAGCTATG ATTCTTGAGGTTCTCCTGAGATTTGTATGGCTGCAACTAGTATTGAGTTTTGACATGCGCCCACTACGCGGAAAAGCCACAACAAGCACATTTGCCTGCTTGGAGATTCTTCGTCGTGGCATTTGGAATGTCTTTAG ATTGGAGAATGAGCACCTAAACAATGTTGGTGAGTACCGAGCATTCAAGTCACTCCCACTGCCCTTCATTACATACGACGAGAAGGTTGGCAAACACGAGTAG